From one Flavobacteriales bacterium genomic stretch:
- a CDS encoding TIGR00266 family protein — translation MTRQAHELDHRIVGDDMQCVEITLDPGETVVAEAGTMMMMDEGIAMQTIFGDGRGQQQGFLDKMLGAGKRLLTGESLFMTTYTNQSQVRRTAWFAAAYPGKIMPLDLRDYQGKLICQKDSFLCAAKGVSIGIAFQKRLGAGLFGGEGFIMQKLEGDGQVYIHAGGTTIQRDLAPGETLRVDTGCLVAMTQTIDYDIQFVGGIKNTLFGGEGLFFAQLRGPGHVWIQSLPFSRLADNIIAASPKAGGRGKEEGSILGGLGRMLDGDN, via the coding sequence ATGACCCGCCAAGCCCACGAGCTCGATCACCGCATTGTCGGTGACGACATGCAATGCGTCGAGATCACCCTCGACCCCGGCGAGACCGTTGTTGCCGAAGCCGGCACCATGATGATGATGGATGAAGGCATCGCTATGCAGACCATCTTCGGCGATGGGCGCGGGCAGCAGCAGGGCTTCCTGGACAAGATGCTTGGCGCTGGCAAGCGCCTGCTCACCGGCGAGAGCCTCTTCATGACCACCTACACCAACCAGAGCCAGGTGCGCCGCACAGCATGGTTCGCAGCCGCTTATCCGGGCAAGATCATGCCGCTCGACCTCCGCGATTACCAAGGCAAGCTGATCTGCCAGAAGGACAGCTTTCTCTGCGCCGCGAAGGGCGTGAGCATCGGCATCGCCTTTCAGAAGCGATTGGGCGCCGGCCTCTTCGGCGGTGAGGGCTTCATCATGCAGAAGCTCGAGGGCGATGGGCAGGTGTACATCCACGCCGGAGGCACCACCATTCAACGCGATCTCGCGCCCGGCGAAACGCTCCGAGTTGATACCGGATGCCTGGTGGCCATGACGCAGACCATCGATTACGACATCCAGTTCGTGGGCGGCATCAAGAACACGCTCTTCGGCGGTGAGGGATTATTCTTCGCGCAGTTGCGTGGTCCTGGTCATGTGTGGATCCAGTCACTGCCCTTCAGCAGGCTCGCGGATAACATCATCGCGGCTTCGCCGAAGGCTGGTGGCCGAGGGAAAGAAGAGGGCAGCATCCTCGGCGGCTTGGGCCGTATGCTGGACGGCGACAACTGA